The Vanrija pseudolonga chromosome 1, complete sequence genomic sequence TGCGGATTGAAGTGTAACCTATTACAGTCCGACGCTCTACCAACTGAGCTATCAAGAGGGTGTTTTTCGTGTTTTTGCACACATTCGGCTGTCGGCCCACGGCCGTGATGAATGATCGACGGTTGTTCGTGACCATGATCATCGATGTACCCTTGTGATGGCGACCAAGATCAACATTGTTCGCGTCTCGAAGGTTCCAAGCCCCTTACCCTGTGTCTGTGGCGGCCCCGAGTCATCCTCCATCGCCCCGAACCCACACCTGTGGCGCCATCATTGCGAGATGTCGATGCCTCGTGGCTTGGGACGACCGAATTCCACCACGCCTCACGGCATGGATGTCCGATTTCCGCCGGCGTGGTGTGCTCCGAAGATAGGCTTGGCACCACCCGTGCCAAACatggcgccgtcgtgctaCTTAATACAGTGACATGCAGTGTGCTATGTATTACACCAGCGGTAATGGTCGTCCGCCgggggtgtggtgggggtgtATGGGGCTTGATTGGGGTGGGTTGTTACGTGTGTAGGTAGCCAAGTTACGCCGGTGGCGGGGGAAGCAGTTCGCCACCGAGACAAATCGACACCATGTCGCGCATCTCGCGCTCAAAGTTCTTGGTCTGCGACTTGACGTGGGCGTACAGCGCGACCATGAGCCCGTTGAGGCGGTCGCTGTCGCGGTAGTAGGCTGCCTCGGGCATCTCGCGGTGGTACTCTTCTATCCTGTTGAGCAGGAGCTTGAAGTAGAGCGAGCGTTCGGCGATCTTGCGGCGCTTGTCGTCAGGCGAGAGGGAGGATGCGGCGTCGGGTGCGGGTGGTGTTGTTGGCGCAGGGAGCATTGAGGTGAGGGTGGAGATGGACACGGGGGTCGTGTCTGacgcgtccgactcggcagAGGTGACGCGCGTCAAGGGAaggtgtggtggtgccgtTGGGCTCGAGTCCTGCGTGTAgggctgcgcgagcgccaaGTCGATCGCGGCTAGTCTTCCAACAAGCGTGTCGAGGATATCGAGCTTGAAGAGCAGCCGTTCAAGCACCTTGACGCACACGCCCTGCGCCTGCCCTTCGCccttggcagcggcaacgCAGTCGTCTTTCCATTTAACGAGCTCTGTCCGAATCCCAGGCAGGAGCACAGTGATAGTCTTAAAGTGCCGCCCAATGACGCGTTCCAGCGCGCTCTTGGTCGTCGAGTCGACCGAGAATTGCGGCACGAGCGCAATGATCGTCTGCGTGCGGGTCGCGTCGGTCCAGCTCGGGATGGTGATGGCCACCGTCGTGGCGCTCGACGATCCAGGAAACTGGCCGGGGAGGGCCATATGCGGATAGAATAGACGATGGATGACCTGCAGATAGGCGGGGGAAGCGGGCTGCTGGTGTcttgcgtgcgtgcgtgcgtgtcggcgaccGAACGAGACAGCACCTCACGAATATTGGGCGAGAGAGGCGACGGATTCGTAGTATGTACCCTGCTCCCGGATAAAGGTTATCagtgcgtgtgtgtgcaaGAAAAGTTTGCGCCGATGCGGCAACGGCTGACTAGCTAGGTAGCGCTCCGAGCACAGAGAACAGGTGACGACTCGGAATAGCGCGCGTGCGGATGTCGCAAGAGATAAACGGGGACACATGTCGCCTTGGCGGCCAACAGATCCCCTTTCGGGGCCagtgcgcgccgccatccagcgcggcgatggcgacatTTGAGCTGCGTCAGCGGGCTGCTCATATGCCCGCACACACCGAGCGCATCAGCGCGCCCTCTGGTACATCTGCACAGGCGCAGCCACGGCCTGGACGCCGCGGTGAGGCGAGGTAAACGACAGCGGGGGCCCAGTGGCGGCCTCTCCCCACTTTACTGCTGTCGGCCGGCCGCGTACGGCCCAATGACGCGGCACGGCGAGGCCATGTACGCTGCACGACCGGCCCaaggacgacgtcggcgcgccctATCCCCGCGAGATAAAACTTTGCGCCTGGGCTCGTCTCGGTTGCATCGCAGGACAGACAGGAAATAGCCTCGCGTAGGGGTGGGGGAAGGTAAAGGGCCCTCGCGTATCCCGCCAAACAGCGCCACACTAGCCAATCCGGCGGACAAACCCATCTCCGCGAGCTGGTGGCGAGTGCATCGTTCGCTATCGTCGCTAATATAGTGCAGTGAAGAGGTAGAGGTGCATGAACATTTTTTAGAGGGCAGAAAATGCGTGCAGAAGGCGGAGAGtggatgtgtgtgtgtgtacaTGTGTGCAgacgcggccggccgacCACCGAGCCGAGCGTCCGTGTGTTCTGTTGATGCCACACCATCCCCGCTTTCCCAGCCTTCTCCGCTCTTGCCAATACAGCACAAGGCGACCTGCTACATGCGGACAGGAGAGAAGCCACGCTGGGCTCGTGGCGGTGGTGAGGTGGAGGGGAAAGAAAAGAcaagtggaggtgggtggaggcagctgcggcggcgtgctcatcACGCACTTGTCGATCcctccctccgcctcccTCCACATGAGAACAAACAAAAGTGACACCTTGTTCCGAATACTTGACGTATTTGTTTTGATAATTATGAGCTTTGCCTTGGAATCATTCCTCCGGGCTCGGGCTCACATCGTGTTGTCTCCTCGACTCACCCCTCCACCACAATGACCTTTCCGACCCGATCCCCTCTTCACCTTGTTCGGAATAAGTGACGTCTTTGTGTGAAAGAGGCGCTACGTCTCCTCATCGTTGTATTTCACAGCCTTGGCGGCTTACCAGCCTTGCGGAGTTGGCCACCATGGCGCCAAGATCTCCCATCGCTGCAGCCATTGTTCTCACctggccctcgtcgccgataTTCTGGGCGCTGTCGAAGGAATGAGCGCGGCCACAGTCTATTTGTGCAGACGGAGTACACTTTTCCGTCCCAGAGTGTAGTTGACCTCGTTTGAGTCATTCACTGTGACTGTCTGAGGTCGTGGCAGGGGCCGTCGAGCGGCACTGGCCGTTTCGCTCGAGTTTCCTTGGCTTCCATGGTGGCGTCCATCGGCGGAATACCGGCACATTCTTCTTActcaccggcggcgcgcatAGAATTGACAAGGTAGAGTGTGTGGGGGCCCGACCTTCCCTTCAGGTTACGCTCAGTAGTCTCCACTCGTCAGTCGACTCCTCCCTGTCTCTCGCCCTCTCCCTTGACATCTTGCATTTACATCCCCATGATATTGCTACAGTGTTCAACACAAGTGGTCTCGCCACACCTACCGCTCCTTACATCTGTGTTGGGCCCAGGAGTTCCAAAAAGTCGATCGCACCACCCTGGCCGTAACCACCGTAACCGTCAAAGCCTGACACCGGGCTGACCTGAGCAGCCGTCTGCGCCGAGTGGCGAGACATGATAAACTGACCAGCACTGAGAGTAGTTTAGGACATGAAACAGCAAAACAAACCTACTCTGAGGACGCGAGGATTGGGTCCCGCGAAACGTGCTTGTACGTCTCCTCGCCGATAGTGTGGAGGGAACGCTTGATACTTGGGCCCTGGAGGGCGCTCTGATGATCGTCAGCTTTTCGGCAGATGATTGAAGCTCACTGTTCCCAGAATGTCTAGCCACGACTTGAGACGCTCGAGTGAACTCAGCTGGGTATCCAGCCGCTCCGTCTTGAGTGTAAAGATGTCAAAGGTGCTGTAGGGTTAGTCTCAGGCACGACATCGACTACCCACGCAGAGACAAAGGCACAGTACATGCCGAGATAGGACAGCTTGCCCTTGAAGGTGTGGTTGAAGCTCGCCGACAGTTGGTGAGCAACAATGCTGTGCTCCTCGCAGGTGACAATGTGGCCTTCAACCGTCTTGAGCTCATGCTCGTCGATTAATGGGCGATAGAGCAGGATCCACGATGCGTGGTAGAGCATCCTAAGGACGTTAGCCGACGGCTAGATCCGCGGTAATGACAACGCACTGAACACTGTACACCCATGGCGGAGGAGACACCTCCTTGGGCCCCTTGATGTCTTCGGGGAACTGGCGCCACCATTTCTCCAGTCGTGGCCTCGTCTTGGCAATGAAGGCAATGCGCTGGTGCGAAGTAAGACGCGTCTCGGGGTTGTACAACTGGACGATGATATCGTGGACGACCTGGTGTGTCAGCTATTACCCAGCAACTTGCAGCTCACCCTGGACAGTTTGGCATGCAGACGGAACGAGGTAACAATGTAGTTGGGCTGGTAGACGTATCCAACGAGCGTGCGGGGGCAGTTTCGAGGATTGGCATAGAACGGCGTCCATGGCCTCGACTCGTCCTCAAAGTCCGGGACGCGAGTGGGCTCGAGACCGATACGCAGCGGGAAGGTTGGTTCACGACCAACGGCGAGCGATATTGTCCTGACGTGTCAGCTATGTCTCCGAGACAGCGACGGCTCACTTGTCCCACATGAACGCCGACCAGAACAACCTGTCTCGggccgccttctcctcggccggAATGCGTGACGAACCGGGAACGTTCTCCCATGGAAGGTGGATACCAAGCTGTGCGGGTTAGCGAAACATTCGGTTTCTCAAGCTGCCCACATCTTGAAGAAGCCTAAATGCCTGCAAGAGTCAGCGCATACCCGGAGTTTGCCAACTCACAATACCAGCGTAGATCCAACCTTGACTGGCATTGCCCACAGCACACTCTCGTGCACTCATAAGCAGCAGCCCCTGCACCGTTGTGatcttgctgctgccgcccaaCTCTTTGGCGAGCATCTCTCGGGCCAGCCGGATAAACAAATCGCCTTGTGCCTGACGC encodes the following:
- the nit-4_0 gene encoding Nitrogen assimilation transcription factor nit-4, coding for MPADRPRRKYGAACVACRQKKVSCDGTKPRCAGCVETEEECIYIAPLRHLRQRLPVSTSPVAMSNHGGSQATPPAGASMEDRMRRVEDLLGLGPMHHGKHEHDVSGGPSASGSGSEKDMVVKSYRSPSGANFGASKYRLMMDNSGNIVYHGLTSLTHPETEGPEDDHRPAEVPGVTADGLGDPAFAPIFQALATSKHVSVSPEIGDALLEVHFCYSAPVFCVVTKQQFMRDMALGGPFFSEFLLMTIYASGTRMIDGLGAAERQAQGDLFIRLAREMLAKELGGSSKITTVQGLLLMSARECAVGNASQGWIYAGIAFRLLQDLGIHLPWENVPGSSRIPAEEKAARDRLFWSAFMWDKTISLAVGREPTFPLRIGLEPTRVPDFEDESRPWTPFYANPRNCPRTLVGYVYQPNYIVTSFRLHAKLSRVVHDIIVQLYNPETRLTSHQRIAFIAKTRPRLEKWWRQFPEDIKGPKEVSPPPWVYSVQMLYHASWILLYRPLIDEHELKTVEGHIVTCEEHSIVAHQLSASFNHTFKGKLSYLGMYCAFVSATFDIFTLKTERLDTQLSSLERLKSWLDILGTSALQGPSIKRSLHTIGEETYKHVSRDPILASSDAGQFIMSRHSAQTAAQVSPVSGFDGYGGYGQGGAIDFLELLGPTQM